The Falco peregrinus isolate bFalPer1 chromosome 1, bFalPer1.pri, whole genome shotgun sequence genome has a window encoding:
- the DHX32 gene encoding putative pre-mRNA-splicing factor ATP-dependent RNA helicase DHX32: MEFLSFSPEIHCFSELLDCSDGDEEEILVCGEDFELNPFDGLPYSSRYYKLMKEREELPVWKEKHTFMESLLRNQIVIVSGDAKTGKSSQVPQWCAEYCLSVHYQHGVVVCTQVHKQTAVWLALRVADEMDVNVGHEVGYFIPFESCCTTETILRYCTDDMLQREMMSTPLLNCYGVIILDDVHERTVATDALLGLLKDVLLSRPELRLVILTAPHMSSRLQNYYGSIPVLRVENKHRAEVVYSCSIQQDHFLSALKLLFEIHHTKEKGNIVIFLACEQEIEKAYQMIRQEQANFNPDLGELIPVPLYPTKQDLIPKPNQDKQKCCRKYRRKVLLTTSFGESLIWIKNVTFVIDVGVERRKVYNPRIRADSVITQPISKSQAEMHKQILGMSSSGKLFCLYPEEFTHKEMKPHLTAKIQESNLTSMVLFLKRMDIAGFGHCDFISRPAPESLMQALEDLDYLAALDNDGNLSEFGIIMSEFPLDPQLSKSILASCEFECVDEMLTIAAMVTAPNCFLHAPPGTEEIALTCWRKFSHPAGDHFTLINVFNAFKEVSANSASQYYSNEKWCRDYFLSCSALRMAQIIRAELVEIMKRIELPISEPDFGSNENILSIKKSLLSGYFMHIARDVDGSGNYLMLTHRQVAQLHPFSSYYNTRRIPEWVLFHEFSISENNSIRVVSEISPDLFMELVPQYYFSNLPPSESKDILQEVIKHLSPVSAMKEEQKTNDDNKENEKSLQTPTEHRCIIQ; encoded by the exons ATGGAGTTTTTAAGCTTTTCTCCAGAGATccactgcttttcagaattaCTTGACTGCAGCGATGGTGATGAAGAGGAAATACTAGTATGTGGAGAAGATTTCGAGCTCAATCCTTTTGATGGCTTGCCTTACTCTTCCCGTTATTATAAACttatgaaagaaagagaagaactTCCAGTATGGAAAGAGAAACACACTTTTATGGAAAGTTTGCTTCGTAATCAAATTGTGATTGTGTCAGGAGATGCTAAGACTGGCAAGAGCTCCCAG GTTCCTCAGTGGTGCGCTGAGTATTGCCTCTCTGTCCACTACCAACACGGCGTAGTGGTATGCACGCAGGTGCACAAGCAGACAGCAGTGTGGCTGGCGCTGCGTGTCGCTGATGAAATGGATGTCAACGTTGGCCACGAAGTGGGCTACTTCATCCCATTTGAAAGCTGCTGTACAACAGAAACCATCCTgag GTACTGTACAGATGATATGCTACAGAGGGAAATGATGTCTACACCTCTCCTGAACTGTTATGGTGTTATCATCTTGGATGACGTGCATGAAAGAACTGTTGCAACAGATGCGTTACTTGGCCTTCTTAAAGATGTCTTGCTATCAAGACCAGAACTGAGGCTGGTAATACTCACCGCACCTCATATGTCCAGCAGACTCCAGAATTATTATGGCAGCATCCCCGTGCTAAGGGTGGAAAACAAACACCGTGCTGAGGTTGTATACTCTTGCAGCATTCAGCAAGACCACTTTCTGTCTGCACTAAAACTGCTCTTTGAGATACACCATACGAAAGAGAAGGGCAACATTGTGATCTTTCTGGCATGTGAGCAA GAAATTGAAAAAGCTTACCAAATGATCAGACAGGAACAGGCTAATTTCAATCCTGACCTTGGAGAACTCATCCCAGTTCCTTTATACCCCACGAAACAAGACCTAATTCCCAAACCAAATCAAGacaaacagaaatgctgcagaaaatacagaagaaaagtgCTACTCACCACCAGCTTTGGAGAATCTTTGATTTggattaaaaatgtaacttttgtCATTGATGTCGGTGTTGAAAGAAGAAAG GTGTACAATCCTAGAATCAGAGCAGACTCTGTTATAACGCAGCCTATCAGCAAAAGTCAAGCAGAGATGCATAAACAAATTCTGGGCATGTCTTCATCAG GAAAACTGTTTTGCTTGTATCCTGAAGAATTTacacacaaagaaatgaaaccaCATCTAACAGCCAAAATCCAGGAATCAAACCTCACTAGCATGGTTCTCTTCCTGAAAAGGATGGATATAGCAGGCTTCGGACACTGTGACTTCATAAGCAGGCCAG cTCCTGAAAGCCTGATGCAAGCTTTGGAAGATCTCGATTATCTAGCAGCCCTGGATAATGATGGAAACCTTTCTGAATTTGGAATTATTATGTCAGAATTTCCCCTGGATCCACAACTGTCAAAGTCAATTCTGGCTTCGTGTGAATTTGAGTGTGTTGATGAAATGCTCACCATTGCAGCCATGGTAACAG ctcCCAATTGCTTCTTACACGCACCTCCTGGAACAGAAGAGATTGCTCTTACTTGCTGGCGAAAATTCTCACACCCTGCAGGAGATCACTTTACACTTATCAATGTCTTCAACGCCTTCAAGGAAGTCAGTGCAAACTCCGCAAGCCAAT aCTACAGTAATGAGAAATGGTGTCGTGATTATTTTCTAAGCTGTTCTGCACTGAGGATGGCACAAATTATCAGAGCTGAACTAGTAGAGATTATGAAGCGTATTGAACTTCCCATTTCAGAACCGGACTTTGGATCCAACGAAAATATACTAAGCATTAAGAAATCTCTCTTATCTGGTTACTTTATGCAC attgctcgTGATGTAGATGGCTCAGGTAACTACTTAATGTTAACACACAGACAAGTGGCCCAGCTTCATCCTTTCTCATCATACTATAACACCAGAAGGATTCCTGAGTGGGTTTTATTCCATGAATTTAGTATATCAGAAAACAATTCCATCAGAGTTGTATCAGAGATATCACCCGATCT ATTCATGGAGCTGGTACCTCAGTATTATTTTAGCAATCTTCCACCTAGTGAAAGTAAGGATATTCTGCAGGAAGTGATCAAACACTTGTCACCTGTTTCAGCCATgaaggaggaacagaaaactaatgacgacaacaaagaaaatgaaaaatctctcCAAACTCCCACTGAACACAGATGTATTATTCAGTGA